The proteins below are encoded in one region of Drosophila santomea strain STO CAGO 1482 chromosome 2R, Prin_Dsan_1.1, whole genome shotgun sequence:
- the LOC120446471 gene encoding probable cytochrome P450 9h1, giving the protein MDQWMVALALCVVLLVLLYKWSVAKYDVFSERGVAHEKPWPLIGNIPIKGMIGDMPVLKKMIEMHAKHSGSPVYGIYALREAVFFVRDPELIKLIGIKEFDHFVNHNSMHHNTQESILAKSLISLRDGRWREMRNILTPAFTGSKMRIMYDLIQSCSEEGVIHIEEQLELSQDGSIDLEMKDYFTRFANDVIATVAFGISVNSFRRKDNEFFRIGQAMSRIGAWSVLKAMLYALFPRLMKALRVQVLDSRNIDYFSSLVTAAMRYRHEHKVVRPDMIHLLMEAKQQRLADLQDKSKDAQYYSQFTADDLLAQCLLFFFAGFEIISASLCFLTHELCLNRTVQDRLYAEILAVHQELNGQPLTYDKLTKMKYLDMVVLEALRKWPPSISTDRECREDIDLCDENGKKLFSARKGDVVQIPIFSLHHDPENYEDPEFFNPERFAEGQAAESRVYLPFGVGPRNCIGNRMALMEIKSIVYQLLLNFKLLPAEKTPRDLLNDLRGHGLKPKHGFWLKFEARQ; this is encoded by the exons ATGGATCAGTGGATGGTAGCACTCGCTTTGTGTGTAGTACTGCTCGTTTTGCTCTACAAGTGGTCGGTGGCCAAGTATGATGTGTTCAGTGAAAGGGGCGTGGCGCATGAAAAGCCATGGCCTCTAATTGGCAATATCCCCATCAAGGGCATGATCGGCGATATGCCCGTGCTAAAGAAAATGATTGAGATGCATGCGAAACACTCGGGATCACCGGTATATGGCATCTATGCCCTTCGAGAGGCCGTGTTCTTTGTCCGCGACCCTGAGCTCATCAAGCTCATTGGGATCAAGGAGTTCGACCACTTCGTCAACCACAATAGCATGCACCACAATACGCAGGAGTCGATACTCGCGAAAAGTCTGATTTCCTTGCGGGATGGTCGATGGAGGGAGATGCGCAATATCCTGACACCCGCATTTACGGGTAGCAAAATGCGGATAATGTACGACCTAATCCAGTCCTGCAGCGAGGAGGGTGTCATCCACATAGAGGAGCAGTTGGAGCTGTCGCAGGACGGGAGCATCGACCTGGAAATGAAGGATTACTTCACGCGATTCGCCAACGATGTGATTGCCACGGTGGCCTTCGGCATCAGCGTCAACTCGTTCAGGCGCAAAGATAACGAGTTCTTCCGCATCGGACAGGCCATGTCCAGGATTGGCGCCTGGTCGGTGCTAAAGGCCATGCTCTACGCCCTGTTCCCGCGACTGATGAAG GCTCTCCGCGTCCAGGTGCTGGACAGCAGGAACATTGACTACTTCAGCAGCCTGGTCACCGCGGCGATGCGCTATCGACATGAGCACAAGGTGGTAAGGCCGGATATGATCCACCTGCTGATGGAGGCCAAACAGCAGAGGCTGGCCGATCTGCAGGATAAGTCGAAGGATGCGCAATACTACTCCCAGTTCACCGCCGATGACCTGTTGGCCCAGTGCCTGCTGTTCTTCTTTGCCGGCTTTGAGATCATCTCGGCGTCCTTGTGCTTCCTCACCCATGAGCTCTGTCTGAATCGCACGGTGCAGGACAGGTTGTATGCGGAGATCCTGGCCGTGCACCAAGAGCTGAATGGTCAACCGCTGACCTATGACAAACTGACCAAGATGAAGTACCTGGACATGGTGGTGCTGGAAGCTCTGCGCAAGTGGCCACCATCGATTTCCACCGATCGCGAGTGCCGTGAGGATATTGATTTGTGCGATGAAAACGGTAAGAAGTTGTTCTCCGCACGAAAGGGCGATGTCGTGCAAATACCCATATTTTCGCTCCATCACGATCCCGAGAACTACGAGGATCCGGAGTTCTTCAATCCGGAGCGTTTCGCCGAGGGTCAAGCTGCAGAGTCTCGCGTTTATCTGCCCTTTGGCGTGGGTCCTCGCAACTGCATTGGCAATCGGATGGCCCTCATGGAGATCAAGTCCATAGTATACCAATTGCTTTTAAACTTCAAACTATTGCCAGCGGAGAAGACGCCCCGCGATTTGCTGAACGATTTAAGGGGGCATGGCCTGAAGCCGAAGCATGGCTTCTGGCTGAAGTTTGAGGCACGTCAATAA
- the LOC120445713 gene encoding odorant receptor 49b has product MFEDIQLIYMNIKILRFWALLYDKNVKRYVCIGLASFHIFTQIVYMMSTNEGLTGIIRNSYMLVLWINTVLRAYLLLVDHDRYLALILKLTEAYYDLLSLNDSYISEILGQVNNVGKLMARGNLFFGMLTSMGFGLYPLASSERVLPFGSRIPGLNEYESPYYELWYVFQMLITPMGCCMYIPYTSLIVGLIMFGIVRCKALQHRLRQVALKHPHGDRDPQELREEIIACIRYQQSIIEYMDHINELATMMFLFELMAFSVLLCALLFMLIIVSATSQLIIVCMYINMILAQILALYWYANELREQNLAVATAAYETEWFTFDVPLRKNILFMMMRAQRPASILLGNIRPITLELFQNLLNTTYTFFTVLKRVYG; this is encoded by the exons ATGTTTGAGGACATTCAGCTAATTTACATGAACATCAAGATACTGCGATTCTGGGCCCTGCTATATGACAAAAACGTGAAGCGTTACGTGTGCATCGGCCTGGCCTCATTCCACATCTTCACCCAAATCGTCTACATGATGAGTACCAACGAAGGACTAACCGGGATAATTCGAAACTCATATATGCTCGTCCTTTGGATCAATACGGTGCTGCGAGCCTATCTCTTGCTGGTCGATCACGACAGATACTTGGCCTTGATCCTGAAACTAACCGAGGCGTATTACGATCTATTGAGTCTGAACGATTCGTACATATCGGAAATATTGGGCCAGGTGAACAATGTGGGAAAGTTGATGGCTAGGGGCAATCTGTTCTTTGGCATGCTCACCTCCATGGGATTTGGTCTGTACCCATTGGCCTCAAGCGAAAGAG TGCTGCCATTTGGCAGTAGGATTCCTGGTCTGAATGAGTACGAGAGTCCGTACTACGAGTTGTGGTACGTGTTTCAGATGCTCATCACCCCGATGGGATGTTGCATGTACATTCCGTACACCAGCCTGATTGTGGGCTTGATTATGTTCGGCATTGTAAGGTGCAAGGCTCTGCAGCATCGCCTCCGACAGGTGGCGCTGAAGCATCCGCACGGAGACCGCGACCCCCAAGAACTGAGGGAGGAGATTATAGCCTGCATTCGATACCAGCAGAGCATTATCGAGTACATGGATCACATCAACGAGCTGGCCACCATGATGTTCCTCTTCGAGCTGATGGCCTTTTCGGTGCTGCTCTGTGCGCTGCTCTTTATGCTGATTATC GTTAGCGCCACCAGTCAGTTGATAATTGTTTGCATGTACATTAACATGATTCTGGCCCAAATACTGGCCCTCTACTGGTATGCAAATGAGCTCAGGGAACAGAATCTGGCCGTGGCCACCGCAGCCTACGAAACGGAGTGGTTCACCTTCGATGTTCCACTGCGCAAAAACATCCTGTTCATGATGATGAGGGCTCAACGGCCAGCTTCA ATACTACTGGGCAACATACGCCCCATTACTTTGGAGCTTTTCCAAAATCTACTGAACACAACCTATACGTTTTTCACGGTTCTCAAGCGAGTGTACGGATGA